Below is a window of Candidatus Stygibacter australis DNA.
TTGGAAGCAAAGAGAAAAGCTATTATTATTGGTGCAGGACCTGCGGGTTTAACCACTGCCTATGAATTGCTGAAACGGACTGATATCCAACCGGTGATCTACGAGATGAGTGATGAGATTGGAGGGATTTCCCGCACTGTGAAATATAAAGGCAACCGAATTGATATTGGTGGGCATCGTTTCTTTTCCAAATCTGACAGGGTGATGAACTGGTGGCAGAATATTCTCCCACTGCAGGGAGCACCCAGCCAGGATGATCTTATCCTGAATCGAGATGTTCCTCTTTCACATAAGAAAGGAGCTCCTGATCCAGAAAAGGAAAGCAAGGTGCTGCTCATTCGAAACCGTGTTTCCCGCATTTTCTTCCTGAGACGCTTCTTTTCATACCCAATTTCACTCAATATGGAAACTATCCTTAATCTGGGAATTATCCGCTGTA
It encodes the following:
- a CDS encoding NAD(P)-binding protein translates to MEAKRKAIIIGAGPAGLTTAYELLKRTDIQPVIYEMSDEIGGISRTVKYKGNRIDIGGHRFFSKSDRVMNWWQNILPLQGAPSQDDLILNRDVPLSHKKGAPDPEKESKVLLIRNRVSRIFFLRRFFSYPISLNMETILNLGIIRCIKIGITYFWIRLFPIRKEKSLADFYINRFGKELYNTFFRDYTTKVWGVTPDHISPEWG